The following are encoded in a window of Thermoprotei archaeon genomic DNA:
- a CDS encoding ABC transporter permease: MNIETIQFFFISVTEAATPLLLASLGEIYSERSGVMNLGIEGMMLIGAYAAFVTSNITGNVWLAVLVAGLAGALLSSIHAFLSITLKVNQIVSGLALSLMGIGMSGLLGQGLIGLAAPRLPHIEIPILSSIPILGPALFGQDPLVLVSVILAPVLWFILFKTMIGLKIRSVGENPEAADVSGINVDLVRYISVMFGGFLSGIAGSYFSLVLSAAWIENMTAGRGWIALGLVIFSFWNPLYALIGSYIFGILEVLQYRFQIMFNLPTEMFSALPYGITLIALVIFSTEYARKIGAPAALGKPYVRGER; the protein is encoded by the coding sequence ATGAATATAGAAACAATACAATTCTTTTTTATATCAGTAACGGAGGCAGCAACACCTTTATTATTAGCATCATTAGGTGAAATTTACTCTGAAAGGTCAGGAGTTATGAATTTGGGCATTGAAGGTATGATGCTAATTGGTGCATATGCAGCTTTTGTCACCTCAAATATAACAGGTAATGTGTGGTTAGCGGTTTTAGTGGCAGGATTAGCAGGCGCATTATTAAGTTCTATTCACGCATTTCTTTCCATCACTCTTAAAGTCAATCAAATAGTAAGTGGATTAGCTCTATCATTAATGGGCATTGGGATGAGTGGTTTGTTGGGTCAAGGATTAATCGGCTTGGCCGCACCAAGATTGCCGCATATAGAAATTCCAATTCTTTCCTCAATACCAATCTTAGGTCCAGCTCTTTTTGGACAAGATCCGCTAGTCTTAGTTTCAGTAATATTAGCTCCAGTACTTTGGTTCATATTGTTTAAGACAATGATAGGTCTTAAAATACGTTCAGTTGGAGAGAATCCTGAAGCCGCTGATGTATCAGGTATAAACGTTGATCTAGTAAGATATATCTCTGTAATGTTTGGTGGTTTTCTTTCAGGTATAGCTGGATCATACTTTTCATTAGTTCTAAGTGCAGCATGGATAGAAAATATGACCGCTGGAAGAGGATGGATTGCTTTGGGACTTGTAATATTTTCATTCTGGAATCCTTTATACGCATTAATAGGATCATACATATTCGGAATTCTGGAAGTTTTACAATACAGATTTCAAATAATGTTTAACCTGCCTACAGAGATGTTTTCAGCACTTCCTTATGGAATTACTCTAATAGCGCTGGTCATATTTTCAACTGAGTATGCTAGAAAAATTGGTGCACCGGCAGCATTAGGTAAGCCTTATGTGAGAGGTGAACGATAA
- a CDS encoding ABC transporter permease has product MLKFIPREDVTLKFIIMIYSMAFVFALIIYGLILMVAGFSPFLAYGFMFYNVFLNPYGISNTIIRSSAIMLSALGLAIAYKAGIFTIGSEGQIYVGAVLSTWTAFTFAFLPPPILITLMMIMSFIAGAFWAFIPGVMRALINANEVISTLMMNYIAILIVRYLVYGPWKDPKGYGFPITPVIPSSAMLPLIPYTNIHIMPVIGLFIGVILAYMMKYTRVGYEIKVFGDNPEAARYSGISSIKVILIVMIISGGLAGLGGMGEVAGFQHRLISNISPGYGYMAIIVVWLARLNPLVTIISSILFGGMLVGADALQTRFSLPISSIYTFEALVLMLVLIADLLSKYKLVVR; this is encoded by the coding sequence GTGCTTAAATTTATACCACGTGAAGATGTAACGTTAAAATTTATTATTATGATCTATTCGATGGCTTTTGTATTTGCATTAATTATTTATGGGCTTATATTAATGGTTGCCGGTTTTAGTCCTTTTTTGGCGTATGGTTTTATGTTTTATAATGTTTTTCTTAATCCATACGGTATTTCTAACACTATTATTCGATCATCAGCAATAATGTTATCTGCATTAGGTCTTGCAATAGCATATAAGGCAGGTATTTTTACCATTGGTTCAGAGGGTCAAATATATGTTGGTGCTGTATTGTCTACATGGACTGCGTTTACATTTGCATTCTTGCCTCCACCGATTCTTATCACTTTAATGATGATAATGAGTTTTATCGCTGGAGCGTTTTGGGCATTCATTCCAGGTGTCATGAGAGCTCTTATAAACGCTAATGAAGTAATTTCAACATTAATGATGAATTATATTGCAATTCTTATAGTTAGATATTTAGTTTATGGGCCATGGAAAGATCCTAAAGGGTATGGTTTTCCAATAACTCCTGTGATACCAAGTTCGGCGATGCTTCCTTTAATACCGTATACTAACATACATATAATGCCTGTTATAGGATTATTCATAGGGGTTATTCTAGCTTATATGATGAAATATACGAGGGTAGGTTATGAGATAAAAGTTTTTGGGGATAATCCTGAAGCTGCGCGTTATTCTGGAATTAGTTCGATAAAAGTAATATTAATTGTTATGATAATTAGTGGAGGTTTGGCAGGGTTAGGAGGTATGGGTGAGGTAGCAGGTTTTCAACATAGGTTAATAAGCAATATTTCACCGGGGTATGGATATATGGCTATTATTGTTGTGTGGCTAGCTCGTCTTAACCCATTAGTAACAATAATTTCTTCAATACTTTTTGGGGGAATGCTTGTTGGTGCTGATGCTCTGCAAACACGTTTTAGCTTACCAATTTCATCAATCTATACATTTGAAGCTTTAGTACTGATGTTAGTATTAATAGCTGATCTGCTTAGCAAGTATAAGTTAGTAGTGAGGTAG
- a CDS encoding ABC transporter ATP-binding protein — MVTIESVLEVKNVTKRFPGGIIASDHVNFSLFKGEIHALLGENGAGKTTLMNIIYGVQHPDEGEIYVHGKRVIIKSPKDAIRLGIGMVHQHFTLIPNHTVLENIALAVNGSSLFIKSNALHKKIMQLFNEYGLIVDLNRKVWQLSMGERQKVEIIKTLLKGASILIFDEPTSVLTPIETQGLFNFMRSFVKTGSSIIFITHKLDEALAVSHRITVIRKGKIAGTVSRGEANEQMLTSMMFGIDNSIAINNKEVSAVNMQSNRVPLMRVDELTVENDNGIDSVKNVTFHLFSGEILGIAGVAGNGQRELAEAIAGLRKLKHGNVEILGRPINSYKLKELRSLVGFIPEDPFLAVAPSLSIIENMVLTNLYNKAFSINDNKVLQLVQQAIMQFNIAARDASMRVKLMSGGNIQKVIVAREILRRPKILVAAYPTRGLDVSTSLKVRLMLKWLKNNGSGIVLISEDLNELLELSDHVAVISKGEIKEFVSPNDVTKIATLISN, encoded by the coding sequence ATGGTTACTATTGAGTCTGTGCTTGAAGTAAAGAATGTTACTAAAAGATTCCCAGGCGGTATTATAGCGAGTGATCATGTTAATTTTTCTCTGTTTAAAGGCGAAATACATGCGCTTCTTGGTGAGAATGGCGCAGGGAAAACAACTTTGATGAATATAATTTATGGTGTGCAACATCCCGATGAAGGAGAAATTTATGTGCATGGGAAGAGGGTAATAATAAAATCTCCTAAAGACGCAATACGTTTAGGAATAGGAATGGTTCATCAGCATTTCACTCTAATTCCTAATCATACTGTTCTTGAAAATATTGCTTTAGCAGTTAATGGTTCGAGTTTGTTTATTAAGTCTAATGCGCTACACAAAAAAATTATGCAATTATTTAATGAATATGGCTTAATAGTAGATTTGAATCGTAAAGTATGGCAGCTTTCCATGGGTGAGAGGCAAAAGGTAGAAATTATTAAAACGTTACTTAAAGGGGCAAGTATATTAATATTCGATGAGCCTACTTCAGTATTAACACCTATAGAAACGCAGGGTTTATTTAACTTTATGCGCAGTTTTGTGAAAACTGGTTCCTCAATAATTTTTATTACTCATAAGTTAGATGAAGCACTAGCGGTTAGTCATAGAATAACAGTTATTCGGAAGGGAAAGATTGCTGGAACTGTTTCTAGGGGGGAGGCTAATGAACAAATGCTTACTTCTATGATGTTTGGTATTGATAACTCTATTGCTATTAATAATAAGGAAGTAAGCGCTGTGAACATGCAGTCTAATAGAGTGCCGTTAATGCGTGTAGATGAGTTGACTGTTGAAAATGATAATGGTATTGATTCTGTTAAAAATGTAACTTTCCATTTGTTTAGTGGTGAAATACTAGGAATTGCAGGTGTTGCTGGGAATGGTCAACGTGAACTTGCAGAGGCGATTGCAGGTCTACGAAAACTAAAACATGGAAATGTAGAGATTTTAGGGAGACCGATAAATAGTTATAAGTTGAAAGAGCTTCGGAGTCTTGTAGGTTTTATACCTGAGGATCCTTTTCTTGCTGTGGCACCTAGTTTAAGTATTATAGAGAACATGGTTCTTACTAATTTATATAATAAGGCTTTTAGCATTAATGATAATAAAGTTTTACAGCTTGTTCAACAGGCTATAATGCAATTTAATATTGCAGCTAGAGATGCCAGTATGCGGGTAAAGTTGATGTCTGGTGGTAATATACAGAAAGTTATTGTTGCTCGTGAGATATTGCGTAGACCTAAGATTCTTGTTGCAGCATACCCAACAAGAGGTTTAGACGTGTCTACATCTTTAAAGGTTAGATTGATGTTAAAATGGCTTAAGAATAATGGTTCTGGAATTGTATTAATCTCAGAGGATCTTAATGAGTTATTAGAGTTAAGCGATCATGTTGCAGTCATAAGCAAGGGTGAGATCAAGGAATTTGTCTCTCCGAATGATGTTACTAAAATAGCTACACTTATATCGAATTGA